Proteins encoded by one window of Manihot esculenta cultivar AM560-2 chromosome 10, M.esculenta_v8, whole genome shotgun sequence:
- the LOC110624654 gene encoding transcription factor bHLH143, which translates to MVKANSSWLFPPHCTGQSQNLNCMSTSVEAVQPGYLPACANSGLYTLSANVMMPGVEDPSLPSLNSQQSNGYGELPHSLPPFFQNSFPAICPCPKENFPVFPNGFCGEASPNAIPGCQQKFAIFDQSGNETRLIYSAFLTADVKPTVAAIKPVGGSCLRNGENAAKMDQINQTVLKLPEVSDENNLSGEESEMHEDTEEINALLYSDDEDDEYTGGDEDDEYVGGGGGDDDDYDDEVTSTGHSPFLISSSGMRGHVEDITEEVAGSDGQNKRQKLLDGGCKRKSLADTASLTELAGVRGYVFDNEESSYAFGQNQVEERLVVWGNKQLKKDKIRATLKILESIIPGAKDKDPLLVLDVAIDYLKSLKFKAKTLGVNYF; encoded by the coding sequence ATGGTTAAAGCCAACAGTTCTTGGCTGTTCCCGCCTCATTGTACTGGGCAATCACAAAATTTGAATTGCATGAGCACATCAGTAGAGGCAGTGCAACCAGGATATTTGCCAGCATGTGCGAACTCTGGCTTATACACATTGTCTGCAAATGTGATGATGCCAGGGGTTGAAGACCCATCCCTTCCAAGTTTGAACTCACAACAAAGTAATGGATATGGGGAGTTACCTCATAGTTTGCCCCCTTTCTTCCAGAACTCGTTTCCTGCCATTTGCCCGTGTCCCAAAGAAAACTTTCCTGTGTTTCCTAATGGGTTTTGCGGGGAGGCTTCACCAAATGCAATCCCTGGATGTCAGCAGAAATTTGCTATTTTTGACCAGTCTGGGAATGAAACGAGGTTAATATATAGTGCTTTTTTAACTGCTGATGTGAAACCAACTGTAGCTGCTATAAAACCAGTTGGTGGTTCTTGTTTGCGTAATGGAGAAAATGCAGCTAAAATGGACCAAATCAATCAAACAGTGCTGAAGTTGCCGGAAGTATCAGATGAGAATAACTTAAGTGGTGAAGAAAGTGAGATGCATGAAGACACTGAAGAAATCAATGCCTTACTTTACTCCgatgatgaagatgatgagTATACTGGTGGTGATGAAGATGATGAGTAtgttggtggtggtggtggtgatgatgatgattatgaTGATGAAGTAACAAGCACCGGTCACTCTCCTTTTCTGATTAGTAGTAGTGGGATGCGAGGACATGTAGAGGATATAACAGAAGAAGTAGCTGGTTCTGATGGTCAGAACAAAAGGCAGAAATTGCTTGATGGTGGGTGCAAAAGAAAATCACTAGCAGACACTGCTAGTTTGACAGAACTCGCCGGAGTTCGGGGGTATGTTTTTGATAATGAAGAATCAAGCTATGCTTTTGGCCAAAATCAAGTAGAGGAAAGGCTTGTCGTTTGGGGGAACAAGCAATTGAAAAAAGATAAGATTCGTGCAACATTGAAAATTCTGGAAAGCATAATTCCAGGGGCAAAGGACAAGGATCCATTATTGGTTCTTGATGTGGCTATAGATTACTTGAAGTCTTTGAAGTTTAAAGCCAAAACTCTAGGAGTGAACTACTTTTAA